Within Rutidosis leptorrhynchoides isolate AG116_Rl617_1_P2 unplaced genomic scaffold, CSIRO_AGI_Rlap_v1 contig582, whole genome shotgun sequence, the genomic segment AACTATACTTAAGCTGACGACTTGATCAATACTAGGAAGTAACTGATTTACTTCTTCCAATAACTCTGGATGATCGTGCCACAGGGAAAGAGCAGCACGCTTCAACGGAGTATTCTTCGTGAATTTATAGTAGTCTAGAAGAACTGAATCAAAATAGAATGTGTGAAGATGTGGAGCACTGTGAACATGCAGCGTTGTTATGCAACTACGATCAAATGCATTGTCCAGAAATAGAATCTCAAGTGACGGTGTTGAGATAGAAAGAAACTCCAACGAGCACTTTGCAATTCGTAGACGTTTAATGGACGTACTCTTGATTTTAAGCTTCTGGTCTATCCCTTTTAGTTCTTCAATCATCAGCTCTTCTAGATGTCCGCAAGCATCAAGAATCCATTCTCCAAAAGTCGACTTGTCAGTTATTTGGGCTCGAAGAAGATTCAATGTCGTGAGATTACCGAAAGCGCCGGATAGAGAGCTTGGAAACTTGAGCACGCCATTGTTCAAATCCACATGTAAAACTGTTAGTGTTGCAGAGAAACATATATCCATTAACATAGTAAAAAATCCACAATGGTGAAGATCAAGAGTTAGTATGAGAACTTTCACACGACACATAGCTGCATTCTCCAATAACTCCACGATTCGGATATTTTCCAACCACGTCAACTCCTCGCCAGACCACTGTATTTGTAACTCTTCAATCATCTCTCCGTTCAAGTGACGTTTTCTCATGAACCTCACGAGAAAGTCTAATACTGCAACTCGGTCATTGGATCGGAAATTACGCTGAGCATCTGTTATGAAGAGGGATGGGATGCTTATGCATGATTCCTCGCATGTTTTTGAGACCATGCTGAACTTGGCAATGTCATCGATCGATAGAAATGACAGAATATGATGAGTGAGATTGTTTGGAAGATTATTGAACCTATCATCAATATCCATGTTGACATTTTGTTCACCTGTAGCTGAGGAATTATTGGAACTTCGAGACTGATCTTTCATGGTTTCCATAATGATCCTTTTAAgggaaaataaaaaagaaaaaaaaaaaattgaagcgtTAGAGTACATTAAATCAGAAAATTAAAATGAATACAATAAAACAAAAATgatatgtattaaattaataatattttctTATCAATTAATGGTCTCGTTATGAAAAGATCTATACATCATAAGCAAATTCAGAGAAAGGTTATAATCATCGTGATTGATAAGTAAAAAACTTCATCTTAAAACCTTCATCTTTACTGTACAAATAAAAATTGAATATTTGACGCTGAATATATAATCGAACCCCATGAAATCaaaagcaaaataaaataatattaataataaagtctAAGTAGAAAGACTTACTGAGGAGCGGGAGAAGAAATTGCTAAAATATCGAGCAGGGAGTATTGTTTGTTGTCTAGATTTTTTGATGTAAGTCTAGATCTTGCTTAATTCATTTCATATAGAGTACATGTGGGGGCttttttgaaaaccctaatttcataGGGTTTTGAAATTGCAGAATCACGTCATTTTGTCACTTTAGTCCTCATTCATAGTCCAAAATATTGATAGATGCCAAAACGCAGTATTGATCTATATGAGCCTTATAAGAatttattcattttttttatatcaataTACATAAAAGTTGTAGACAATTTGGAGAAAAATATATTatgtaccatatatatatatagtttatgcaCTCAATAATATATGCTTTCTTGGACTCCAACATCCCTTGTTTCATGATAATTGAGTTAAATTTTTGACATGTGAACTTCAATTTTTCTCATGTGTATTAAAAAATGAATTCAATTTTttaatgagatatatatgttctaaATGGATTGATGAATTATATCTTAAATTtaattgataaaatatataatttaaaatgaattgaTAAACTCCCAACcattattttaaaaaaatttatgATCTATACTCAAAAGTGAAATAATGAATTATATAAAAATCTTCAATTTAACTAAGTTGATACAATCTCTATCTTCAAATAGATTGGTGAACCCTTAATCGTGATCATttctttaaaatttttattttatgaaTTACGTCATTTCTTTATTGATAATTTTTAAATTTAAAAATGAAAATTAATATATTTTAAAATAGATTGATGAAtttttaacataaatatataaaagaaCACTTATTATGAAAGATTGTATTATCAATTACTAATAAGGTGTTTTAAATTTTATAAGAGTGACAATAATACACAAAATTTAACCTTCAAATATCTGTGCACTTACATTATTCTCAATATTACAAAATATTTTCCAATTGCGGACACGTGAAGAAGATTACATGTAGCACTACAGAAACTTGCAGTGGGGGCCGTGGCAAGCCACACGACCTTGTTCGCTCCGTTGACTGTTTATTTAAGATAAAGGGAGGGTTAGAGCTAAAGTAATGGCTTACCTACTAATTAATTTAGCATCAACTTTCTTGATATTTGATTAATAacatataaatttttaatacaCAAAGTAAACTTTTGTGGCATTACATAAATTATAACATATCATAAAAAATATTTTAGCATTAGAAGTACTATACAAACAACATACATATAAATGTGGAGCTATCTCAAAACAGTTGGAATCATATTCTAATTAGCAGTCCGGATGCAATGCGTAAGGAAATTAATCTCAAATTTGTATTTGTTTTTGAAATCTTGGGAGTTGGTCGCACTTGCTTTGAGTCGTGTGCTTTCTACATATATAATGTGTAATGCAAGAAGTCGAAACACAATACAAATATGACCACTAcaaataaaaatacatttaatgaTCGATGTTATACTAGTAACAGACCTAAGATATGTTGATGCTTAGTTATAACCGTCACTGTAGGTGTAAAATTGTAATGACGGTCAATAGTAATTGTGGCTAAATACTTAGAGGAAACAGATTTTCAATAAAGTAGGATTTATTGAGACGTAAAAAACCATGACACCTAGTTATCTAAAGAACTAAATGTTTGAAAACTATACACATCCCAAAAACATAACGAACTTATATAATTTTCTTAAAGTATAGAGATTTTATTCCACATTAATAACATCATAGTTTATAATGATATGAAGGAGGAAGATAAATTCTCATTTCGTTTTAGGTTTGTTATATATCGAATAAATGAAGTTATTCCTTTGTCCCCATACGAAAGAGAATTTGCAACCTGAAAATAAAACTATATATGTCCTCTCTAATAATGGTAAGCAAAGTATGGAATGATACGAAATGGATGTCCGGATCATGAATAATGTCCATACGAGTTTTGGAGTCCGACTCAAAAATAGCAAACCGAATATCACACTTAATTGGTAATTTCATCCCGATAGACAAAGTAACTTTGTttgttagtttattttattttatttctttgattttagaacattaatttgaaaagggcATTATTGGAGTTTAGGCAAACACAAGGGCAAATATATATTCAGCAAACAACCGAGGCATCCAATTCCATTGTCCTTTTTTAAGAGAAGACCCCACACTGTTTCCTTCCTTTTTTAGCTTTGGAGCCGACCGTCTTCTCTTTGCTAAAAAAAAACTTTACCATATCATATGTTCATACAACAACTATTCTATTTATATATTCTTATGCataaaaaagttattattattattattattatttttataatttttttatccATTACAATTTTATGTACACACAGTTGTTATTATCATTGAGAGAACATGTTTTAGCATAACGCGAAGTGTGTCTTCTTTATCTATTTTGCTGAATCAAATCCAATTTTGTATCAATCTTACAATCTACTAAATAAGAAAAAAATTCCAGTTACAACTTTCTTAATCACATTTCTATGACTTCTGTCATTTTTATTACTTCGTAAATAGAAAATCTTTGTTGAAATATACACCATATGCCTCAAACGGTTACGTTCGTCATGTGTTTGAAACGTGTTTCGTCTTGTACCAAACAAACTTAAAAAGcgtacatttaaaaaaaaaacacgatTTTTGAGGATGTATGAAGTAAGACGGAACACGCTCCACACAACGCACAATCTCCAATGAAAAATGAGTTAACCATGTTTCATTATATTGATACTAATATAAATTGTATGAATGAAtattacttttagatttttaataTCATACAATTCGAAAACAATGATCGAACAACTATCTCATTAAAATCTCCGCCGGCCCTCCAAGGCTTAGAATTGTGCCATTCGGTTCTGGAAGAAATGTATACATGTTTTTTTCCTTTCCTCTAACTAAAAGGAAATACTATCTCAGTAAAATTACTTAAATGTATAGTAAAACATAACGAAGATCATTTAAAATTAATACACCTTCCGTCCCAAATTAAGTTTATTAAGAAAAAAAATTTGAAtgcaaaaataaatatattttttgtcTCAAAAtacatttaaatttaataaatttaaGATTAAAAAAATATGTTCTTTCTATTATATCCCCTACGCCCATCTACTATCATAAGTTATACATATtttatacttttatgtatatattaaacaACTTATTTCAACATataatttttaattcattttaaagttAAATATTATAAGTGATTATGCCACATTTATTTACAACATAGGTAGAACATATTTGAGTACTTTTTTTGGACAAAATAACAAGCCGATCTCACAAAAATTTGGTCAAAGTTAAGTTGACCACTAATTTTTTCAACATATTTTGTATTGTATCTTTGGGATAATAACATCTTTGCTGCTTGAACAGTGAAAAAACTAACAAAATGCTATCTCGCGCTTTTTTGCTAACATTTTGCTACCCATCCATTAGTTTTATTAACAAATTCATACCTACCGTCAAATTTTGTCTATGTGGCAGTAAACTTCCGTCAATTTTGCACAATTATCGTCAAACAAGCAACACATCACGTGCTGACTCAGCAAAAATGACACGTCATCATCATCAGCCAAAAGTGGTAGTCATACTACCGTTGGTGTTCGTCGGACTCTGAAATTTTTTTATGGCTAGACTCGTTACAACAATACAAACGTCGTGGTGGTGTCGGATTTTTCAAATTTACAATCGTTTGGTATAGATCTAAGTTTAACGGTTCGGCCACCACACTTTTAAGCTTAGATCTACACCAAGCGCCTGTAAATTTGTAAAATCCGACACCACCACGACGTTCGTTTCGTCGAAAGGAGTCTAGCCATAACAGAATTTTCAGATTCCGACGAACACCGACGGTAGTCCGACAGCCCTTGAGGCGGGGCCGCCTTCTATGATGGTCGAAATCTGAAAATTTTGCTATGGCGGGACTCGTATCGATGAGAAGAATTTTTTGATGGTGTTGGATTTTTCAAAGTTACTATCGTTTGGTGTAGATCTAAGTTTAACAGTTCGGTCATCACATCTTTAAGCTTAGATCTACACCAAACGATTGTAAATTTGAAAAATCTGACACCACCAAGATGATAGTATCGTTGGAACGGGTCCGATCATAACAAAATTTTCAGATTCTGACGACCACCCTGCTAGCCActtttggttgatgatgatgacaTGTCATTTTGCTGAGTCAGCACGTGATGTGTTGCTTGTTTGACGATGACTGTGCAAAATTGACGGAAATTTGCTGCCACATAGATAATATTTGACGGAATGTATAATTTTGTTAACAAATCTAACGGAcggataaaaaaatattaaaaaaactgCAAAATAACATTTAGTTAATTTTTTTACTGTacaaataacaaaaatattattatttcttatattttcatCACTCATTTactaatatttaataaattttgctaatatttaataaattatagGGATTAAATTACTATTTTTCTCTTTATTTTTCAAAATTATGTAAAATTCACTAGATTTAATTCGAGAGGGATTGAGTAGCAAATTGTCATTCTGAAAGAAAAACATTTTGCCAATAATTTATTTCTTGCGAAAGTCGTGCTCAGACAGTAACACACACTTGCAAACATGTAGGACCcatgaaaaaaaatattttttttttgtctttttgaAGAGATAAAGATCGGACGGCCGAAATCAATTCAGATGAATTTAGTGCACTTTCACTGTTAGTGTTTGGATTGAGCGGAACTATTGCAAGTCAAAATGCATATATACATGGTCGTTTTGACTTTGTTTAGTTAAGTTTAAACGATTTGTCAATAAATAACAGTACTGACGAGACAAGTGTCCACACCAATAACGCTGCTCCCTCGCCTCCATTACATTTTGGCCAATATCAGCATTATATACATACATTGTCGCTATATAATTTGAAATCATAAGAGAACAAAATAAAAATAATTCGGAATGGAGCATATTCGTCTTATTCTATACATCTAGACATGTTTTTTATTATAattgaaaaaatatatattttttaaagtcGTATTCCTAACACACCACGAACACGATTACTATGTCGTAATAGTGATCTTTGAATCTGAGGGAGCGACACTTTCAGGGCATGAGATAAAAAGAAAgggtaaaaataaacttaaaaagtCAATTGGCGCCGCTTACACAATCGACAGACATTCTACAGCACATTGCATAGTGGCAAACAATGTAATTAAAGCTAAACATGAATGGCAAACTGTTGTTCCTTTATTCTTTGCTTTAGTTAGACCTCCAAACCTCCTCCTCCTATCTCTTTCTTTCCTTCCTTTTCTTCACAAATACAGATTTTTGACCGTTACTTTTTCTAAACGTCTCTCTCAAAAACTCTCTCTAGATTCTCTCTTCAACTGTGTTTGCTCTGTTCGTGTTCAATCAGCTCCATTCTACTTCAATTTCCAGCTCATTTCAGTTTCAGGTACGAATTTTTAGCTCCATAATCTAAGTTTGTTTGATCTAATGCTCTGTAATTTCACTTTTTATCTTCAATTTACTGGTTTGAAAAAGTTGATAATAATTTACTGGTTCGACTCAGTTATTCTTTCTCACATTCATCCAAAGCACCTTCGCCGgctaactgaaaaaaaaaaaaaagttttcaaCAATTCGTACGAGTAATTTTTTTGGAAAGAAGAGTTTATAAAATTatgtttttaattttaattattattctcTTTTACAGATTTTAGCATGTGAAATACTTCTTCTTTGTGCGCTCTTTTTCTCTGCTTTAAAAGCAGAGCTTTGAATATAGTACTCCATATAGTATTTTCTTTTCTTTAATTTATTCAttctctatttttttatttttttatttttaatttttattatcattCTTGGCTGTCCCTTGAAATTCAAGAAAAGCATcattaattttgttttcttgtaatAATTAGTTTGTTCTGTTTCAGCTGCTGGAAATATACATATGAATATAGGGAGCAACAATAGACTGGAGATAACTTGGGACTTGTTCGATTCGAGCCGTGAAAATTCTCAGGATTGAGCTAAATTCGGAAGGAAAAAAAATTAGTATGGGATGTTCTACATCAAAACTAGATGATGAAGAGGCAGTCCAGCTATGCAAAGATCGAAAACGTTTCATTAAACAAGCAGTAGAGCAAAGAACAAAGTTTGCTTCTGGTCATTTAGCATATATCCAATCCTTAAAAAGAGTTTCAGCAGCTCTCCGTGATTATGTCGAAGGAGACGAGCCTAGAGAATTCTTCTTAGATTCCTTTATAACCCCTGTCAAGAATAAGAACAATGCTGCAGCAGCAGGAGGTTTCATCTCAAACTCGTTAAAGACGCCGCCACAAATCCAATCCAATCCGAAGACGAGGACGACCACCACATTGAAAGTGAATTACTTAAGGTCTGGTGGCGGCAACCCTGCGATCGTCGTCGAAGAAAGGCCTCAATCTCCGGAAACAGTTCACGTCCAGAGTTATAACTATCCGATGATGCAAAATTACGGAAATGATCCGAGGATGCAATCCTCACCATCTATGAATTATTATAATGCATCTTCATTCTTCTCATATGGATATTCTCCAAACAATAGGCCTAGTGATAGTAGTAATGGTAATGGTAACATATATCCTCCTTCGCCGCAGAATTCGCAATGGGACTTTTTCTGGAATCCGTTTTCGTCTTTGGATTACTACGGTCATCCGAGTAGGAGTAGTCTAGATCAGATGGTTgtggataatgatgatgatgatagaggaTTAAGGcaggttcgtgaagaagaaggcaTTCCTGAATTAGAAGAAGATGAAATAACTGAGAATGAAGAAATGAATGCAACTCAAGATAGGGTTAAAGTAGATTCTTCAACTAGCCATGTCGAGAAAGAAGAAGTTACTGTTGAGGATGTCGGCgacgaagaagatgaagatgacgaCGACACGAGCAGTGGAACTGAATGTGGATGTGATTGTGAGCATGGGGTACAGCCCCGGGACAGAAAGATTAGCTTAGAGTTGTCACGATCGCAAACTTCAGGACGATTCGAAGTTGGTAATCGGCAAACTCATGTAGTTGGTAATCATCAAGAGTCAGTTGAAGAAACACAGGGATATACTGTTTATGTAAACAGGAGGCCAACTAGCATGGCGGAAGTTATAAAGGACCTTGATGAACAATTCACGGTCGTCTGTAAAGCAGCTAATGAAGTTGCTGCATTGTTAGAAGCTAGTAGAGCTCAATACTCAGTATCCTCAAACGAGCTTTCAGGTACGAACATTATTTTTTTCTAATATAACCCTGATATGAAAGTATGGAATAAAGAAGATTTGAGGATTCCAGTTTTAATTTACAGATTTTAATGAAACCACTTACTATTTTTGCAGCCATGAAAATGCTGAATCCTGTAACTTTGTTTCGGTCTGCCTCCTCGCGTTCGACATCGTCAAGATTTTTAGTGAGTGCTTCAAAGGAGGAAGGTGGTTATGAAAGCAGCAGTGACATTTCAGAGGAATCTTGCATGTTTTCCGGAAGCCACCAATCCACATTGGACAGATTATACGCCTGGGAGAAAAAACTTTACGAGCAAGTGAAGGTAAAATACATATATGATATATACGCCCTCTTAATATGAATTCAATTCAACATATTCCACTCATTGCTGATTTGTTTATCCTTTTTTATAGGCTGGGGAGAAACTTAGAATTGCATATGAGAAGAAATGTAATCACTTGAGGAACCAAGATGTGAAAGGAGAAGATCCTTTAACGGTGGATAAAACAAGAGCAGCCATTAGAGATTTGCACACACAGATAAAGGTTTCGATTCACTCAGTTGAAGCAATTTCAAAGAGGATTGAAACTTTAAGGGATGAAGAATTGCAGCCTCAACTATATGAATTGCTAGAAGGGTAATGTCCAATCTGCATCCCACTTTTAATCTTGTTCTCTCTGCTACTAAATGCTATACGACTGAAAACTATGTTCTAAAATTTAATTGTCATTTATGAACTATACAGGTTGGCAAGGATGTGGAAAATAATGGCAGAGTGTCACCAGACACAAAAGAGAACGTTAGATGAAGCCAAGCTTTTATTGGCCGAGACGCCATCGAAACTGGAAGGAAGAAGGAGACATTCAATTTCTATTATTGACCCACAAAAGCTAGAACGCTCTGCTGGCAATCTCGAGACAGAGTTAAGAAACTGGCGAACATGTTTTCACTCATGGATCGCTTCTCAGCGATCCTACATGTGCGCGCTAACAAGCTGGTTGCTCCGATGTGTAAGGTCAGATCCCGACACATCAAAGCATCCATTGTCCCCTCGCCGATCCAGTTGTGCCCTTCCGATATTCGGACTTTGCATCCAATGGTCGAAGTTTCTCGACTCGGTGCATGAGACTCCAGTGCTGGACGGACTTGACTTCTTTGCCGCTGGGATGGGTTCAATCTACATGCAGCATCAAAGAGAAGAGTCAACGAGGAAGCCAATCGGATCGAAGAGATGGAAAGGAGTAAGGTTACCGGATGATGATGAATCCGGTGGAAATATGGATTTAGTGGAAGTTAGCCAGGTAGAAGAAGTCATGACACCGGAAAAGCTGGCGGAAGTAGCTGTAAAGGTGTTATGTGCCGGAATGTCAGTTGCGACAAGCTCACTGAGTGAGTTTGCTATCCGTTCTGCAGATGGTTATGCAGACCTCGTAAAGAAATGGGAGAATGCTCAAATCTCAAGTACCGATAAAAAGGCCTAGttcttttttcctttttctttcttagTATTGattagttagttagttagttagcTAATGAGGACGGATATTGTAATTACAGATGCAATTCAGAATGACAAGTAGCATAGAAGTTAACCAAATTCCATACTCTACAGGATATCTACTCTTTTTGTTTCCCGAGGGAAAATACGAAATTGTGAACCTCCAACTTCTTGAAAGATACTCGACTCATAGCGGTGACGTATAAAGCAAGTTACCTTAGCTGTCTTTCTCCCTTGCACGACATATATATCCCTTGTGATATAAACAAACATACTTCCACTCATATGGTTCTTTATTATCCCGAAAATTCTTAAGCAAAACTGCAAATGTACAAGAAAAACTCAATATCCTCATCACAACAGTGCTTTGCATTAGTCAGTGGCCATGAAAAACAAAAGAGTTGCTAGAGTACACAAGTCGTCCTCATTCATAATccaaatcatcatcatcctcatcatcttcCATATCCCCAGAAGCATATCCACCAATGTAAGATAGAAAAAGTACAACGGCCACCAGCTGTGCACCCAAAAAATATTTGGCTCtccttttgaattttttttcctccTCTGTTTTCTCTCTCTTGGGTTTATTGTTAGGCTTCGAACCTGATATAGAAACCACCACCATTGCATTGATTCAAAATTCTTTTACAAACAGATGTCAACGTTAACTTGATATTTACAACCCGATGGTAAAAGCAATTAAATTTGGTGCTTATTTAAAGTGAACACTGAACCCAGACTGTTTATTGTACAGAGCAAAACAGAAGTTAGCAAATTCTGATCTCTAGACATTAACCAATGATTTCAAAACAAGCAAAGGAAAGCTCGTATTATCCGCAAGCAACCATTGTTTCCGTAAATAACAGCTTCTGAGGAAAGTTCCAAAATTTGGGAAACACAAAATTCCTTCCAGTATCGTTGTGGGCACGTTATTGAACAAAAAGTAGGGAAATTTCTGGAAACAAGCATCACTTACGCCAATTTGATGGGCCTCCTCTTGTAGCTGACGAAGAGTCTGCGTTGAACTGTCGGACAGAGGATGAAGAACCAGATTCTAGCAACTCAGTCTTATGATTTTCAGCATAGTTTACGAGATTGTCATGCTCTAAAAGTATGCCCCGCAGCACTGATGTCTCCTATTAAAGATTAATGATACAtccaataaaaaaaaataaaaaaaatcagtaTTAGAATCCGACTATCAGTACATGCACATCTATGATTC encodes:
- the LOC139884646 gene encoding uncharacterized protein — translated: MGCSTSKLDDEEAVQLCKDRKRFIKQAVEQRTKFASGHLAYIQSLKRVSAALRDYVEGDEPREFFLDSFITPVKNKNNAAAAGGFISNSLKTPPQIQSNPKTRTTTTLKVNYLRSGGGNPAIVVEERPQSPETVHVQSYNYPMMQNYGNDPRMQSSPSMNYYNASSFFSYGYSPNNRPSDSSNGNGNIYPPSPQNSQWDFFWNPFSSLDYYGHPSRSSLDQMVVDNDDDDRGLRQVREEEGIPELEEDEITENEEMNATQDRVKVDSSTSHVEKEEVTVEDVGDEEDEDDDDTSSGTECGCDCEHGVQPRDRKISLELSRSQTSGRFEVGNRQTHVVGNHQESVEETQGYTVYVNRRPTSMAEVIKDLDEQFTVVCKAANEVAALLEASRAQYSVSSNELSAMKMLNPVTLFRSASSRSTSSRFLVSASKEEGGYESSSDISEESCMFSGSHQSTLDRLYAWEKKLYEQVKAGEKLRIAYEKKCNHLRNQDVKGEDPLTVDKTRAAIRDLHTQIKVSIHSVEAISKRIETLRDEELQPQLYELLEGLARMWKIMAECHQTQKRTLDEAKLLLAETPSKLEGRRRHSISIIDPQKLERSAGNLETELRNWRTCFHSWIASQRSYMCALTSWLLRCVRSDPDTSKHPLSPRRSSCALPIFGLCIQWSKFLDSVHETPVLDGLDFFAAGMGSIYMQHQREESTRKPIGSKRWKGVRLPDDDESGGNMDLVEVSQVEEVMTPEKLAEVAVKVLCAGMSVATSSLSEFAIRSADGYADLVKKWENAQISSTDKKA